A stretch of the Neodiprion lecontei isolate iyNeoLeco1 chromosome 4, iyNeoLeco1.1, whole genome shotgun sequence genome encodes the following:
- the LOC107221493 gene encoding exosome complex component CSL4, with the protein MDERNEPIVCVPGQRLCLSDKVNVPGPGTYEQHGYIYSKLAGVVNLVKDEHKSTVEVHGIREQSIVPAPGDIVTAEVMVVNQRFCKCVIKCIGDVVLTRPYRGILRKEDVRATEKDKTEMYKSFKPGDIILARVLPLTEVHTYQLSTAENELGVVIAHSEEGVSMVPVSWTEMQCPETLNKELRKVAKVVPEHIVNEK; encoded by the exons ATGGACGAAAGAAATGAGCCAATAGTGTGTGTTCCAG GTCAGAGGCTCTGTTTGTCGGACAAAGTAAATGTTCCAGGACCGGGAACTTACGAGCAGCACggatatatttattcaaaattagcAGGAGTGGTGAACTTGGTTAAAGATGAACAC AAGAGCACAGTTGAGGTGCACGGCATAAGAGAACAAAGCATTGTCCCAGCTCCCGGAGACATTGTAACAGCCGAGGTAATGGTCGTTAATCAAAGGTTTTGCAAATGCGTTATAAAATGCATTGGGGATGTGGTTTTGACCAGACCTTACAGAGGCATTTTAAGAAAAGAAGACGTCAGGGCTACGGAAAAAGATAAGACTGAAATGTACAAATCTTTTAAACCAGGAGATATTATTCTGGCTAGAGTT TTACCTCTCACCGAAGTCCATACTTATCAACTTTCCACTGCCGAGAATGAATTGGGAGTCGTTATCGCCCACAGCGAAGAGG gtGTATCTATGGTGCCTGTAAGTTGGACGGAAATGCAGTGCCCAGAGACCCTAAACAAAGAATTGCGCAAAGTAGCTAAAGTTGTACCGGAGCATATcgttaatgaaaaataa
- the LOC107221503 gene encoding ABC transporter G family member 20 codes for MDIAGGAAGTNASLELKTRRAQFQPQTSTVATRRRQAICVRRAFKKYGPKKNPNVILDGLNMTVPKGSIYGLLGASGCGKTTLLSCIVGRRRLNSGEIWVLGGRPGSKGSGVPGPRVGYMPQELALYSEFSIRETFIFFGWCAGMTTQQVDAKLEFLLKLLQLPGEDRFVKSLSGGQQRRVSFAAALLPDPELLILDEPTVGVDPVLRQSIWDHLVTITRDGNRTVIITTHYIEETRQASIIGLMRGGKFLAEESPTRLMAMHRLDTLEEVFLKLSRKQNMGLRRRSSILSSVVGVPPEVNIDDEMSGEFGDNVSISSRRRSIAITPTDDDMVLDLPPEEKGSKSSFKMLDPCHMKALIWKNFLWMWRNFGVMAFVIGLPVVQIILFCLSIGKDPVGLKLAVVNNELNNSLDPCTVYDGCDMTLLSCRYMQHLKERKVVLVPYETDEKAKYALKKGWAWAVLNFPSNYSESLIDRIDHGRDADEWSIKYSDVDVTMDMSNQQIGQLLQRDLLYAFMDFAKNVSHDCHYNEKATAIPMDFRTPIYGPKEPNFTDFAAPGIILTIIFFLSVALTSGALLLERNEGLMERSLVSGITGTEILFGQVVTQFVVMCGQTLMVLVFSFAVFKLTCHGSIALVTVLTVLTGLCGMCFGFVVACACDNERSATYMAMGSFLPIVMLCGIIWPVEGMNPVLRYISFILPLTKSTESIRAMLGKGWPISQPAVYDGFISTFLWIIIFLTLSILLIKFKKG; via the exons ATGGACATAGCCGGAGGTGCAGCGGGAACGAACGCTTCGCTTGAACTAAAAACGCGTAGAGCCCAATTTCAACCACAGACATCAACAGTCGCTACGAGACGTAGGCAGGCGATATGCGTTAGAAGGGCGTTCAAAAAATACGGTCCAAAAAAGAATCCGAATGTCATTTTGGACGGGCTAAACATGACTGTGCCAAAGGGTTCGAT CTACGGATTGCTCGGCGCGAGCGGATGTGGAAAGACGACGTTGCTTTCTTGCATCGTCGGCAGACGACGGTTAAACTCCGGTGAAATATGGGTCCTGGGCGGTCGTCCTGGCTCCAAGGGATCCGGAGTTCCGGGACCTCGGGTGGGTTACATGCCTCAAGAGTTAGCACTGTACAGCGAATTCTCGATACGAGAAACGTTCATCTTCTTCGGGTGGTGCGCAGGCATGACGACCCAGCAGGTTGACGCGAAGCTCGAATTCCTGCTCAAG ctgcTCCAGCTACCGGGAGAAGATCGTTTCGTAAAGAGCTTGTCGGGAGGCCAGCAGAGGCGAGTCTCGTTCGCAGCGGCGCTGCTTCCAGATCCAGAGTTGCTGATCCTGGACGAGCCGACGGTCGGTGTGGACCCGGTGCTGCGGCAGAGCATCTGGGACCACCTGGTTACCATAACTAGAGACGGGAACAGAACTGTGATAATAACTACTCACTATATAGAGGAGACGAGGCAGGCCAGCATCATCGGTTTAATGAGGGGGGGTAAATTCCTCGCCGAGGAATCGCCCACCAGACTAATGGCCATGCACAGACTCGACACCCTCGAGGAGGTTTTCCTCAAGCTAAGCCGCAAGCAGAACATGGGACTGAGAAGAAGGAGCAGCATCCTTAGCAGCGTCGTCGGTGTTCCTCCTGAAGTG AACATAGACGACGAGATGAGCGGAGAGTTTGGTGACAACGTCAGTATATCGAGCCGACGAAGAAGCATTGCGATAACCCCAACCGACGACGATATG GTTCTCGATCTGCCACCCGAGGAAAAGGGATCGAAATCGTCATTCAAGATGCTGGATCCTTGTCACATGAAAGCTCTGATATGGAAGAACTTTTTATGGATGTGGCGAAATTTCGG CGTAATGGCGTTCGTTATCGGATTGCCAGTGGTGCAAATAATTCTGTTTTGCTTATCGATCGGAAAGGATCCGGTCGGACTGAAACTCGCTGTAGTAAACAATGAGCTCAACAATTCATTGGATCCGTGCACGGTTTACGACGGATGTGACATGACGCTACTGAGTTGTCGGTACATGCAGCAtttgaaagagagaaaggtCGTTCTCGTTCCGTACGAAACCGACGAGAAGGCTAAATATGCGTTAAAGAAGGGATGGGCATGGGCGGTGTTGAACTTCCCTTCAAATTACTCCGAGTCTCTTATCGATCGAATCGACCATGGCAGAGACGCCGACGAATGGAGCATCAAGTATTCGGATGTCGATGTTACGATGGACATGTCGA ATCAGCAAATCGGGCAGCTACTTCAAAGGGATCTGCTATACGCTTTTATGGACTTCGCAAAAAATGTTTCGCACGATTGTCACTACAATGAAAAAGCTACCGCCATTCCGATGGAT TTCCGAACGCCGATTTATGGACCCAAGGAACCCAACTTCACGGACTTTGCTGCACCCGGAATTATATTGAC aatcattttcttcctttccGTTGCTTTGACGTCTGGAGCGCTGCTTCTTGAAAGAAACGAAGGTCTAATGGAAAGAAGTTTAGTTTCCG GTATCACCGGTACGGAGATTTTGTTCGGCCAGGTGGTGACCCAGTTCGTTGTTATGTGCGGCCAAACATTGATGGTCCTAGTCTTTTCGTTCGCGGTATTCAAGCTGACATGTCATGGCAGCATCGCTTTGGTGACGGTTCTGACGGTGCTGACGGGGCTCTGTGGAATGTGCTTCG GTTTCGTGGTTGCCTGTGCCTGCGACAACGAACGAAGCGCAACTTACATGGCGATGGGTTCTTTTCTGCCAATCGTCATGCTCTGTGGGATCATTTGGCCAGTCGAGGGGATGAATCCGGTCCTCAGATACATCAGCTTTATCTTGCCGTTGACGAAGAGCACAGAGTCGATCAGGGCAATGCTCGGTAAAGGATGGCCCATATCTCAGCCAGCCGTTTACGACGGTTTCATCTCCACGTTCCTGTGGATAATAATATTCCTCACATTATCGATATTGCTGATTAAGTTCAAGAAGGGTTAA